In Helianthus annuus cultivar XRQ/B chromosome 8, HanXRQr2.0-SUNRISE, whole genome shotgun sequence, a single genomic region encodes these proteins:
- the LOC110933670 gene encoding uncharacterized protein LOC110933670: MSFHIHSIVSGRKSLWVEWIRSYRLKERSFWDIPDPRNACWSWRKLLQIRPLVRKFFWSKIGNGQNTSLWYDMWCEDCPLSRYVSPRHISREGLSIYSRVADVVVDNNWQWPEAWRDLFPILFQLNPVQIHSNKTDTIAWKDSDGKLVPFSTKLAWDAIRRREQKVLWDKAVWTSCWIPRHAFHLWLVFREKLWTQDRIRNVQIISNGSMNMMCCMLCFNNLESHSHLYFECEYSAKVWNSLKVRAELDDVSGRWEDVAEWMNVNAKLKSVKAVIGKLLVAAITYFLWQERNSRLHNNQPRPPEKLVEIISETIRLKLHSFKYKRTDSACQILREWKITSMEVFLAS; encoded by the coding sequence ATGTCATTCCATATTCATAGTATTGTCTCCGGTCGAAAGTCTCTATGGGTCGAATGGATTAGGAGTTATAGACTAAAGGAGAGATCTTTTTGGGACATTCCTGATCCTAGGAATGCTTGCTGGAGCTGGAGGAAATTATTGCAAATTAGACCGCTTGTCAGAAAGTTTTTTTGGTCTAAGATTGGTAATGGGCAGAACACATCGCTTTGGTATGATATGTGGTGCGAAGATTGTCCGCTTAGCAGATATGTATCGCCTAGACATATATCTAGGGAGGGGTTGTCCATCTACTCAAGAGTGGCGGATGTGGTTGTTGATAATAATTGGCAATGGCCTGAGGCGTGGAGAGACTTGTTCCCTATCTTATTTCAGCTAAATCCCGTTCAAATACATAGTAACAAAACTGATACCATAGCTTGGAAAGATTCAGATGGGAAGCTTGTTCCATTCTCTACCAAACTTGCATGGGACGCCATTCGAAGACGGGAGCAGAAAGTTCTGTGGGATAAAGCTGTTTGGACCTCGTGTTGGATTCCTAGGCATGCTTTTCACTTGTGGTTGGTGTTTAGGGAGAAGTTGTGGACACAGGATCGGATCCGGAATGTGCAAATAATATCAAACGGGTCGATGAATATGATGTGTTGCATGCTTTGTTTTAACAACTTGGAGTCTCATTCTCATTTGTATTTTGAATGTGAATATTCTGCAAAGGTTTGGAACTCGCTAAAGGTTAGGGCAGAGTTGGATGATGTTTCTGGTAGATGGGAAGATGTAGCCGAGTGGATGAATGTCAATGCTAAGTTAAAATCGGTTAAAGCCGTTATTGGTAAACTATTGGTAGCGGCTATTACCTATTTTCTTTGGCAAGAAAGGAACTCAAGGCTCCATAACAACCAGCCTCGGCCACCAGAAAAGCTAGTAGAGATTATATCCGAGACCATCCGCTTAAAACTTCATTCTTTTAAGTATAAGCGTACGGATTCAGCTTGTCAAATCCTAAGGGAGTGGAAGATCACTAGCATGGAGGTTTTTTTGGCTAGTTAA